A window of Ipomoea triloba cultivar NCNSP0323 chromosome 2, ASM357664v1 contains these coding sequences:
- the LOC116009883 gene encoding uncharacterized protein LOC116009883 isoform X1 produces the protein MGCFVSTPMDTGGNRRRPANIGDVSVFVPGLRIPKPVDFSLALGDHLSKSLVERLSALRTRIVVMAGQEAPTITRTRRKTATQHGGSTLGDLLQALEDYLPVLLGLVKDGSTLQHKVQFDWVNQEDDAEETAMFSAWYEVLSVLHLMAMLSLSQANLLLLPRTSLDGYQPKVSEESRRSSVDIFLKAAGYLDCAVRHVLPQLPTEQRRNLPVDLAEGVLRALCLQALGQAVDIQLGLAIDSTKATLAVKRRLACEMVKYWQQAQDNIMNLPLSNGWGEKHRLFVKWKYIEAKAAAYYYHGLILDEGNTEKSHGMAVAALQAADEYLKESKKACEDFNAAVPLSRNPPLWGTMKYLSEKIPKDTSSKVRINRDLYSHEKIMETAPTLPDFALALKPDEYQLPLVDASWNREATNK, from the exons ATGGGATGCTTTGTGTCAACGCCGATGGACACTGGTGGAAATAGGAGACGGCCAGCAAACATTGGGGATGTTTCTGTGTTTGTCCCTGGACTAAGGATTCCTAAGCCAGTGGATTTCTCTCTGGCACTTGGTGACCACCTGTCAAAAAGCCTGGTAGAGCGCCTTTCTGCTCTCAGAACCCGAATCGTTGTTATGGCAGGGCAAGAGGCTCCAACAATTACACGAACAAGAAGGAAAACTGCCACTCAACATG GAGGTTCAACACTAGGGGATCTTCTGCAGGCTCTTGAGGATTACTTGCCGGTTCTTCTGGGACTGGTTAAAGATG GGAGCACTCTACAACATAAAGTACAATTTGATTGGGTTAACCAAGAGGATGATGCAGAG GAAACTGCAATGTTTAGTGCTTGGTATGAAGTATTGTCCGTTTTGCACTTGATGGCAATGCTTTCATTATCTCAAGCTAACTTGTTACTACTCCCTAGAACATCTCTTGATGGTTATCAGCCAAAGGTATCAGAAG AAAGCCGACGATCTTCGGTTGATATTTTTCTCAAGGCAGCTGGATACCTTGATTGTGCTGTCAGACATGTTCTCCCTCAGTTGCCCACTGAGCAAAG GAGAAATTTACCAGTAGACCTTGCTGAAGGAGTGCTGCGAGCACTATGCCTCCAAGCATTAGGGCAG GCTGTTGATATACAACTTGGACTTGCAATTGACAGTACTAAGGCCACTCTAGCAGTGAAAAGAAGGCTTGCTTGTGAGATGGTAAAATACTGGCAGCAG GCCCAAGATAACATCATGAATCTTCCATTATCCAATGGATGGGGTGAAAAGCATAGGCTTTTCGTGAAGTGGAAATACATTGAAGCTAAG GCTGCAGCATACTATTATCATGGCCTAATCCTTGATGAAGGAAATACAGAAAAATCTCATGGAATGGCTGTAGCTGCTTTGCAAGCAGCAGATGAGTATCTCAAAGAAAGTAAAAAGGCATGTGAAGATTTCAATGCAGCTGTTCCCCTCTCCCG AAACCCACCTCTCTGGGGGACCATGAAGTACCTCTCCGAGAAGATTCCAAAGGACACTTCTAGCAAGGTGCGAATCAACCGGGATCTATACTCACATGAAAA AATTATGGAGACTGCACCAACATTGCCCGACTTTGCATTAGCCCTTAAACCTGATGAATATCAGCTTCCTCTTGTGGATGCATCTTGGAATCGCGAAGCAACAAACAAGTAA
- the LOC116009883 gene encoding uncharacterized protein LOC116009883 isoform X2, whose product MLFSAGGSTLGDLLQALEDYLPVLLGLVKDGSTLQHKVQFDWVNQEDDAEETAMFSAWYEVLSVLHLMAMLSLSQANLLLLPRTSLDGYQPKVSEESRRSSVDIFLKAAGYLDCAVRHVLPQLPTEQRRNLPVDLAEGVLRALCLQALGQAVDIQLGLAIDSTKATLAVKRRLACEMVKYWQQAQDNIMNLPLSNGWGEKHRLFVKWKYIEAKAAAYYYHGLILDEGNTEKSHGMAVAALQAADEYLKESKKACEDFNAAVPLSRNPPLWGTMKYLSEKIPKDTSSKVRINRDLYSHEKIMETAPTLPDFALALKPDEYQLPLVDASWNREATNK is encoded by the exons ATG CTGTTTTCTGCAGGAGGTTCAACACTAGGGGATCTTCTGCAGGCTCTTGAGGATTACTTGCCGGTTCTTCTGGGACTGGTTAAAGATG GGAGCACTCTACAACATAAAGTACAATTTGATTGGGTTAACCAAGAGGATGATGCAGAG GAAACTGCAATGTTTAGTGCTTGGTATGAAGTATTGTCCGTTTTGCACTTGATGGCAATGCTTTCATTATCTCAAGCTAACTTGTTACTACTCCCTAGAACATCTCTTGATGGTTATCAGCCAAAGGTATCAGAAG AAAGCCGACGATCTTCGGTTGATATTTTTCTCAAGGCAGCTGGATACCTTGATTGTGCTGTCAGACATGTTCTCCCTCAGTTGCCCACTGAGCAAAG GAGAAATTTACCAGTAGACCTTGCTGAAGGAGTGCTGCGAGCACTATGCCTCCAAGCATTAGGGCAG GCTGTTGATATACAACTTGGACTTGCAATTGACAGTACTAAGGCCACTCTAGCAGTGAAAAGAAGGCTTGCTTGTGAGATGGTAAAATACTGGCAGCAG GCCCAAGATAACATCATGAATCTTCCATTATCCAATGGATGGGGTGAAAAGCATAGGCTTTTCGTGAAGTGGAAATACATTGAAGCTAAG GCTGCAGCATACTATTATCATGGCCTAATCCTTGATGAAGGAAATACAGAAAAATCTCATGGAATGGCTGTAGCTGCTTTGCAAGCAGCAGATGAGTATCTCAAAGAAAGTAAAAAGGCATGTGAAGATTTCAATGCAGCTGTTCCCCTCTCCCG AAACCCACCTCTCTGGGGGACCATGAAGTACCTCTCCGAGAAGATTCCAAAGGACACTTCTAGCAAGGTGCGAATCAACCGGGATCTATACTCACATGAAAA AATTATGGAGACTGCACCAACATTGCCCGACTTTGCATTAGCCCTTAAACCTGATGAATATCAGCTTCCTCTTGTGGATGCATCTTGGAATCGCGAAGCAACAAACAAGTAA
- the LOC116008544 gene encoding alcohol dehydrogenase-like 6 isoform X1 produces the protein MSHFDSSTKPQPGVITCKAAVAWGPGEAMVIEEVEVSPPQPMEIRIKVVYTSLCRSDVTAWLSQAHTSIYPRIFGHEASGIVESVGQGVTEFAEGDHVLTLFTGECMRCKHCISGKSNICQVLGLEHKGVMHSDQKTRFFVKGKPVYHYCAVSSFSEYTVVHAGCAVKVSPLAPLDKICILSCGAAAGLGAAWKVANVSEGSKVAIFGLGTVGLSVAQGAKLRGASQIIGVDTNPHKRDIAKDFGVTDFLNPNDSDEPIHQVIKRMTDGGADFSFECIGDTEMVTTALQSCCDGWGLTVTLGVPKTKPEISGHFRFFLMGRKLTGSLFGGWKPKSEIPSLVDMYMNKEIQIDELITHNLPFEDINKAFDLMIQGKCLRCVIHMPPK, from the exons ATGTCGCATTTTGATTCATCAACCAAACCTCAACCAGGTGTAATCACCTGCAAAG CTGCAGTGGCATGGGGCCCAGGAGAGGCAATGGTGATTGAGGAGGTGGAGGTGAGTCCTCCTCAGCCTATGGAAATCAGGATTAAGGTCGTTTACACTTCCCTCTGTCGCAGTGATGTCACTGCCTGGCTCTCTCAGGCGCACACGTCTATTTATCCTCGGATTTTTGGCCATGAAGCATCGgg GATTGTGGAGAGTGTCGGGCAAGGAGTGACAGAATTTGCTGAAGGGGACCATGTGCTTACATTGTTTACTGGAGAGTGTATGAGATGCAAACATTGCATTTCCGGCAAAAGCAACATTTGCCAAGTTCTTGGATTGGAACACAAAGGAGTTATGCATAGTGACCAGAAGACACGCTTCTTTGTAAAAGGGAAACCTGTGTATCATTATTGTGCAGTTTCGAGTTTTAGTGAATATACGGTTGTGCATGCTGGTTGTGCTGTCAAGGTTAGTCCACTTGCTCCCCTAGACAAAATCTGCATCCTCAGTTGTGGTGCAGCCGCAG GTCTTGGTGCTGCTTGGAAGGTTGCTAATGTTTCTGAAGGATCAAAAGTTGCTATTTTTGGTCTTGGAACTGTGGGACTTTCT GTTGCCCAAGGCGCTAAACTACGGGGAGCATCTCAAATAATTGGCGTGGACACTAATCCACACAAGAGAGACATAG CCAAGGATTTTGGAGTAACGGATTTTTTGAACCCAAATGACTCTGATGAACCTATTCATCAG GTAATAAAACGTATGACTGATGGAGGGGCAGACTTCTCGTTTGAATGTATAGGAGACACGGAAATGGTAACCACTGCTTTGCAGTCTTGTTGCGAT GGATGGGGCTTGACGGTGACTCTTGGAGTGCCAAAGACAAAGCCAGAGATAAGTGGTCACTTTCGATTTTTTCTTATGGGCAGAAAATTAACAGGATCTCTTTTTGGTGGCTGGAAACCCAAGTCCGAGATTCCATCATTAGTTGACATGTACATGAACAAG GAAATCCAGATTGATGAGCTGATCACACACAATCTGCCATTTGAAGACATAAACAAAGCTTTTGATTTGATGATACAAGGAAAATGTTTGCGCTGCGTTATCCACATGCCGCCCAAGtaa
- the LOC116008544 gene encoding alcohol dehydrogenase-like 6 isoform X2 produces MVIEEVEVSPPQPMEIRIKVVYTSLCRSDVTAWLSQAHTSIYPRIFGHEASGIVESVGQGVTEFAEGDHVLTLFTGECMRCKHCISGKSNICQVLGLEHKGVMHSDQKTRFFVKGKPVYHYCAVSSFSEYTVVHAGCAVKVSPLAPLDKICILSCGAAAGLGAAWKVANVSEGSKVAIFGLGTVGLSVAQGAKLRGASQIIGVDTNPHKRDIAKDFGVTDFLNPNDSDEPIHQVIKRMTDGGADFSFECIGDTEMVTTALQSCCDGWGLTVTLGVPKTKPEISGHFRFFLMGRKLTGSLFGGWKPKSEIPSLVDMYMNKEIQIDELITHNLPFEDINKAFDLMIQGKCLRCVIHMPPK; encoded by the exons ATGGTGATTGAGGAGGTGGAGGTGAGTCCTCCTCAGCCTATGGAAATCAGGATTAAGGTCGTTTACACTTCCCTCTGTCGCAGTGATGTCACTGCCTGGCTCTCTCAGGCGCACACGTCTATTTATCCTCGGATTTTTGGCCATGAAGCATCGgg GATTGTGGAGAGTGTCGGGCAAGGAGTGACAGAATTTGCTGAAGGGGACCATGTGCTTACATTGTTTACTGGAGAGTGTATGAGATGCAAACATTGCATTTCCGGCAAAAGCAACATTTGCCAAGTTCTTGGATTGGAACACAAAGGAGTTATGCATAGTGACCAGAAGACACGCTTCTTTGTAAAAGGGAAACCTGTGTATCATTATTGTGCAGTTTCGAGTTTTAGTGAATATACGGTTGTGCATGCTGGTTGTGCTGTCAAGGTTAGTCCACTTGCTCCCCTAGACAAAATCTGCATCCTCAGTTGTGGTGCAGCCGCAG GTCTTGGTGCTGCTTGGAAGGTTGCTAATGTTTCTGAAGGATCAAAAGTTGCTATTTTTGGTCTTGGAACTGTGGGACTTTCT GTTGCCCAAGGCGCTAAACTACGGGGAGCATCTCAAATAATTGGCGTGGACACTAATCCACACAAGAGAGACATAG CCAAGGATTTTGGAGTAACGGATTTTTTGAACCCAAATGACTCTGATGAACCTATTCATCAG GTAATAAAACGTATGACTGATGGAGGGGCAGACTTCTCGTTTGAATGTATAGGAGACACGGAAATGGTAACCACTGCTTTGCAGTCTTGTTGCGAT GGATGGGGCTTGACGGTGACTCTTGGAGTGCCAAAGACAAAGCCAGAGATAAGTGGTCACTTTCGATTTTTTCTTATGGGCAGAAAATTAACAGGATCTCTTTTTGGTGGCTGGAAACCCAAGTCCGAGATTCCATCATTAGTTGACATGTACATGAACAAG GAAATCCAGATTGATGAGCTGATCACACACAATCTGCCATTTGAAGACATAAACAAAGCTTTTGATTTGATGATACAAGGAAAATGTTTGCGCTGCGTTATCCACATGCCGCCCAAGtaa
- the LOC116008570 gene encoding NDR1/HIN1-like protein 6, whose translation MGDHQRIRIHPEVEAPPPPPTRPLVPRGSFRSEKGDPSTQPWHPQKGRRRSCCCKCMCWTVSVIVILFIIIAACAGILYLVFQPKIPKYSVDNLRISDLRVNPLDMSLYAKFNVRITAQNPNKKIGIYYERGSRLSVWYKTTKLCQGSLPKLYQGHQNTTVLGVALSGQSQYGNTLLSALQEAQQTGRVPLDLKIDVPVRIKVGRLKLMKVRILGDCMLIVNSLSTNSLISIKASTCKFKLKP comes from the coding sequence ATGGGTGACCATCAGAGAATAAGAATTCACCCCGAGGTGGAAGCGCCACCACCTCCGCCTACTCGGCCTTTAGTCCCCCGAGGATCCTTCCGGTCGGAAAAGGGCGACCCATCTACTCAACCATGGCATCCCCAAAAGGGCAGAAGAAGAAGCTGTTGTTGCAAGTGCATGTGCTGGACAGTTAGTGTGATTGTTATCCTCTTCATCATTATAGCAGCATGCGCCGGCATTCTCTACCTCGTATTCCAACCTAAGATCCCCAAGTACTCGGTGGACAACCTTAGGATATCAGATTTGAGAGTGAACCCCCTGGACATGAGCCTCTACGCCAAGTTCAACGTCAGAATCACAGCCCAGAATCCCAACAAGAAAATCGGGATATACTACGAGAGAGGGAGCCGGTTGAGCGTGTGGTACAAGACCACAAAGCTGTGCCAGGGATCACTGCCGAAGCTGTACCAAGGGCACCAGAACACAACAGTGCTAGGGGTGGCCTTGTCGGGGCAGTCGCAGTACGGTAACACCTTGCTGTCTGCACTGCAAGAAGCGCAACAAACTGGAAGAGTTCCTTTAGATCTGAAGATTGATGTGCCGGTAAGAATCAAGGTAGGGAGGTTGAAGTTGATGAAGGTTAGGATATTAGGAGACTGCATGCTCATTGTTAATAGCTTATCTACTAATAGTCTCATTAGCATTAAGGCCAGCACTTGTAAGTTTAAGCTTAAGCCTTAG
- the LOC116010363 gene encoding phytochrome-associated serine/threonine-protein phosphatase — translation MDLDQWIAKVKEGQHLAEDELQLLCEYVKEILIEESNVQPVNSPVTVCGDIHGQFHDLMKLFQTGGHVPETNYIFMGDFVDRGYNSLEVFTILLLLKARYPANITLLRGNHESRQLTQVYGFYDECQRKYGNANAWRYCTDVFDYLTLSAIIDGTVLCVHGGLSPDVRTVDQIRVIERNCEIPHEGPFCDLMWSDPEDIETWAVSPRGAGWLFGSRVTSEFNHINKLDLVCRAHQLVQEGLKYMFQDKGLVTVWSAPNYCYRCGNVASILSFNENMEREVKFFTETEENNQMRGPRTGVPYFL, via the exons ATGGATTTGGACCAATGGATAGCGAAGGTGAAAGAGGGTCAGCACTTAGCCGAGGACGAGCTTCAGCTTCTATGcgaatat GTGAAAGAGATCCTGATTGAGGAGTCAAATGTGCAGCCTGTTAATAGTCCAGTTACAGTTTGTGGGGACATACATGGCCAGTTTCATGATTTAATGAAACTTTTCCAGACTGGAGGTCATGTACCAGAAACGAATTATATTTTCATG GGTGATTTTGTTGATCGTGGATATAATAGTCTAGAAGTTTTCACGATTCTTTTGCTCCTTAAGGCAAG ATATCCAGCTAATATTACTCTTTTACGTGGAAATCATGAAAGCAGGCAACTAACACAG GTGTATGGTTTCTATGATGAATGCCAAAGGAAGTATGGAAATGCCAACGCTTGGCGGTACTGCACAGATGTTTTTGACTATCTAACTCTATCAGCAATTATAGATGGAACG GTCCTATGTGTTCATGGTGGCCTTTCTCCAGATGTTAGAACTGTTGATCAG ATCAGGGTCATCGAGCGTAATTGTGAAATACCCCATGAAGGGCCCTTCTGTGATCTCATGTGGAGTGACCCTGAAGATATTGAAACATGGGCTGTCAGTCCTCGAGGAGCAGGGTGGCTGTTTGGTTCAAGGGTTACATCTGAG TTTAATCACATCAACAAACTGGATCTCGTTTGTCGGGCCCACCAGCTTGTCCAGGAAGGCCTTAAGTACATGTTTCAAGATAAAGGACTTGTGACT GTCTGGTCTGCACCTAACTATTGCTATCGGTGTGGAAATGTAGCTTCCATATTGAGCTTCAATGAGAATATG GAGAGAGAGGTGAAGTTCTTTACAGAAACTGAAGAAAACAACCAGATGAGAGGACCCAGAACAGGAGTTCCTTATTTCTTATGA
- the LOC116009689 gene encoding UPF0426 protein At1g28150, chloroplastic, translating into MSIVLGCVSSPLIVANRNLRQNWKSGYAARGKNSVGVKACFFNPIQEQPILKEALKEPIAFMGGVFAGLLRLDLNEDPLKEWVTKTVEASGITAEEIQATEIESEETPQQIEIE; encoded by the exons ATGTCTATCGTACTCGGTTGTGTTTCATCACCGTTGATTGTAGCGAAT CGAAATCTTCGCCAGAATTGGAAATCTGGTTATGCCGCAAGAGGTAAGAACTCAGTTGGGGTTAAAGCTTGTTTCTTCAACCCAATCCAGGAACAACCTATTCTCAAAGAAGCTCTAAAG GAGCCCATAGCCTTCATGGGAGGGGTGTTTGCAGGCCTTTTAAGACTTGATCTTAATGAAGATCCTCTCAAGGAATGGGTTACTAAAACTGTGGAGGCTTCGGGAATTACAGCTGAAGAAATTCAGGCCACTGAAATCGAATCAGAAGAAACCCCACAACAGATAGAGATTGAATGA
- the LOC116010421 gene encoding mitogen-activated protein kinase kinase 3 yields MAGLEELKKKLVPLFDAEKGFSSGSTLDPSDSYMLSDGGTLNLLSQSYGVYNFNELGLQKCTSWPVDDADHGEKTYRCASHEMRVFGAIGSGASSVVQRAIHIPTHRIIALKKINIFEKEKRQQLLTEIRTLCEAPCYQGLVEFYGAFYTPDSGQISIALEYMDGGSLADIIRLRKRIPEPILSSMVQKLLQGLSYLHGVRHLVHRDIKPANLLVNLKGEPKITDFGISAGLENSMAMCATFVGTVTYMSPERIRNENYSYPADIWSLGLALFECGTGEFPYSANEGPVNLMLQILDDPSPTLLRHEFSPEFCSFVDACLQKNPDTRPTAEELLSHPFITKYVDSGVDLGAFVRSIFDPTQKMKDLAEMFTIHYYLLFDGSDDLWQHTRTLYRESSIFSFSGKESVGPNDILTTLSSIRSTLAGEWPPEKLVHVVEKLQCRAYGQDGVAIRVSGSFIVGNQFLICGDGLQVEGMPNFKDLSLDLPSKRMGTFQEQFMIEQGSAIGRYFITKQELHIAQ; encoded by the exons ATGGCTGGATTGGAAGAATTAAAAAAGAAGCTTGTACCACTTTTTGATGCTGAAAAAGGATTCTCATCTGGATCAACATTGGATCCTTCTGACTCATACATG CTTTCTGATGGGGGTACCTTGAATTTGTTGAGTCAATCATACGGTGTGTACAACTTTAATGAGCTTGGATTGCAAAAGTGCACTTCATGGCCAGTTGATGATGCTGATCATGGTGAAAAGACATATAGGTGTGCTTCACATGAGATGAGGGTTTTTGGAGCCATAGGAAGTGGTGCAAGCAGTGTTGTACAGAGAGCTATTCATATACCCACTCACAGAATAATTGCCTTGAAGAAGATTAATATCTTTGAGAAG GAGAAAAGGCAACAGCTTCTTACTGAAATAAGAACCTTGTGTGAGGCACCTTGTTATCAAGGTCTTGTTGAATTCTATGGAGCATTTTATACTCCAGATTCTGGGCAAATAAGCATAGCTCTAGAATACATGGACGGAGGGTCTTTAGCTGATATCATAAGATTACGTAAACGCATACCAGAACCAATACTATCTTCCATGGTTCAGAAGCTTTTACAA GGGCTTAGTTATTTGCATGGAGTTCGCCATTTGGTTCACAGAGATATAAAGCCAGCAAATTTACTTGTCAATCTCAAGGGGGAGCCAAAGATAACAGATTTCGGTATAAGTGCTGGTTTAGAGAACTCAATGGCAATG TGTGCTACCTTCGTTGGTACTGTTACATACATGTCACCTGAAAGAATTCGAAATGAAAATTATTCTTATCCAGCTGACATTTGGAGTCTTGGACTTGCACTTTTTGAATGTGGCACGGGTGAATTCCCATATTCAGCTAATGAAGGGCCTGTTAACCTCATGTTGCAG ATCCTTGATGATCCTTCTCCAACACTATTGCGCCATGAATTTTCTCCAGAGTTTTGCTCATTTGTTGATGCTTGTCTTCAAAAAAATCCAGATACCAGGCCAACAGCAGAGGAG CTTCTTTCACACCCATTCATTACCAAGTATGTGGATTCTGGAGTTGACTTGGGTGCATTTGTCAGAAGCATTTTTGATCCAACACAGAAGATGAAGGATCTGGCAGAG ATGTTCACGATACACTACTATTTATTGTTCGACGGATCAGATGACCTTTGGCAACATACTAGGACACTATATAGAGAATCCTCCATTTTCAG TTTTTCTGGGAAAGAATCTGTTGGGCCAAATGATATACTTACAACATTATCAAGTATACGAAGTACACTGGCTGGTGAATGGCCTCCAGAAAAGCTTGTGCATGTTGTGGAGAAACTCCAGTGTCGTGCTTATGGTCAAGATGGAGTTGCGATTCGTGTTTCGGGATCATTTATTGTTGGTAACCAGTTTCTCATATGTGGGGATGGTCTACAAGTTGAGGGCATGCCGAATTTTAAAGATCTCTCTCTGGATTTACCCAGCAAGAGAATGGGGACATTTCAGGAGCAGTTCATGATAGAACAGGGAAGTGCCATTGGGCGCTACTTCATAACCAAACAAGAGCTTCATATTGCTCAATAG